A portion of the Salminus brasiliensis chromosome 9, fSalBra1.hap2, whole genome shotgun sequence genome contains these proteins:
- the LOC140561578 gene encoding circularly permutated Ras protein 1 isoform X2 — MSAVTNSQTNPNATTWCCEFCGMKNVLSQSEVKMGRSPLWTSLGRDVLYMDEEVDADYMNLEDMLVVFCVDISGSMSVTSEVSPGNSMRSPTYVSRLQGVQDALQMALSSLQRSSPHRRVALVTFNDEVTVYGDGTGIPLTLRDWALVDYDHVKEQGEKYSTPHCIAETYQCLTQRVKELREHGATALGPAALISVAMASQFTGSKVIICTDGRANIGLGQLEQESEHSPAPSPYFYNQLANHAAEKGVIVSVMTFEGEDCRLAEVGKLADHTGGRINIVNIGTVATEIQTALADNVLATNVVSTLLAPDGVYFPYEEDNHKLVREIGNVTDGVEITFQFAVRPDKVDSFQRRDRVPFQLQLSFKTRDLKKVTRVITQQKRVTTSSWVWAGSLNLSVLGVHCAQLCARLTMEGRIQEAQNQLKAQQDLLKDISEQKPIAKEESIYGNWISTMSMICEDLTTDTQDSTENTALLASRKPSTGLSDEAAKVVYQMKRAKSVGQKGRKVAMLES; from the exons ATGTCGGCTGTAACCAACTCACAAACCAACCCAAATGCAACA acTTGGTGCTGTGAGTTCTGTGGTATGAAGAATGTTCTCTCTCAGAGTGAGGTAAAAATGGGGCGCTCTCCTCTGTGGACTAGTCTAGGCAGAGATGTGCTGTATATGGATGAGGAGGTAGATGCAGACTATATGAACCTCGAGGACATGCTGGTGGTCTTCTGTGTTGACATTTCTGGTAGCATGAGTGTCACTTCAGAG gTGTCTCCTGGTAACAGCATGAGATCACCAACATATGTATCACGACTGCAG gGTGTTCAAGATGCACTGCAGATGGCACTGTCCTCCCTACAAAGGTCTTCACCTCACCGTCGAGTAGCACTAGTCACTTTTAATGATGAG GTGACAGTGTATGGGGATGGTACAGGAATTCCTCTCACTTTACGGGACTGGGCTCTAGTGGACTATGATCATGTGAAAGAGCAGGGAGAGAAGTACTCTACACCACACTGCATTGCAGAGACCTACCAGTGCCTAACACAGAGAGTTAAAGA ATTAAGAGAGCATGGAGCCACTGCTCTGGGTCCTGCTGCACTTATCTCTGTTGCCATGGCCTCTCAGTTTACAGGGTCAAAG GTTATAATATGTACAGATGGTCGTGCCAATATAGGTCTGGGCCAGTTAGAACAAGAATCTGAACATTCCCCTGCACCATCACCATATTTCTATAACCAGCTAGCCAATCATGCCGCAGAAAAAGG AGTGATTGTATCAGTGATGACATTTGAGGGAGAGGATTGTCGCCTGGCGGAGGTGGGGAAGCTAGCAGATCACACAGGAGGCAGG ATCAACATAGTCAACATTGGAACAGTTGCTACAGAAATTCAGACTGCCCTGGCTGACAACGTCTTGGCAACTAATGTTGTGTCAACTCTGCTAGCACCAGATGGCGT CTATTTCCCTTATGAGGAAGACAATCACAAGCTGGTGAGGGAGATTGGCAATGTCACAGATGGAGTTGAAATCACATTCCAGTTTGCTGTCAGACCTGACAAAGTGGACA GTTTTCAGAGAAGGGATCGAGTACCCTTCCAATTGCAGCTGTCTTTTAAGACACGAGACTTGAAGAAAGTGACCAGAGTCATCACTCAACAGAAGCGTGTGACCACCAGCAG CTGGGTATGGGCAGGAAGTCTGAACTTGTCTGTGCTGGGGGTTCACTGCGCTCAGCTCTGTGCCAGACTTACCATGGAGGGCAGGATACAAGAGGCCCAGAATCAACTCAAAGCCCAGCAGGACCTTCTCAAAGACATAAG TGAACAAAAGCCAATTGCTAAAGAGGAGAGCATCTATGGTAACTGGATCAGCACTATGAGCATGATCTGTGAGGACCTCACCACAGACACGCAG GACAGTACAGAAAACACTGCGCTGCTAGCCAGTCGCAAACCTTCCACG ggTCTGTCAGATGAGGCAGCGAAGGTGGTGTACCAGATGAAGAGAGCAAAGAGTGTGGGGCAGAAGGGTCGGAAGGTGGCCATGTTGGAAAGCTGA
- the ovol1a gene encoding putative transcription factor Ovo-like 1a: protein MPRAFLVKKPSVSPGKRNWSDLPDHERGDIYIPVSVTPPRLWEETEASVAEVALCLSTRKEHIVCTQKYTQDQHTVVSTAELPSCTALGQHPSPETERIRSSQNSSYVRSKMKVTTGDPPVEAFPTIPSTVTGPPDAVANISPASSSGTSSAPSPPAPRGSYVCQVCQKVFQFQRMLNRHLKCHSEQKRHLCTFCGKGFNDTFDLKRHVRTHTGVRPYKCSLCEKAFTQRCSLESHMKKIHGVTQHYAYKERRTKLYVCEECGHTAPTQDALLLHLHTQHPNSAFLRAKGARRQSGAAGAAGHEENSLPGSPLSLNSDDTAGSGM, encoded by the exons ATGCCGCGAGCTTTCCTCGTGAAAAAGCCCAGTGTTTCACCGGGCAAGAGAAACTGGAGCGACCTGCCCGACCACGAGCGAGGAGACATCTACATACCAG TCTCTGTGACCCCTCCACGTCTATGGGAAGAAACGGAGGCCAGTGTAGCAGAAGTGGCCCTGTGTCTGTCCACGCGCAAAGAACACATCGTGTGCACTCAGAAATACACACAGGACCAGCACACAGTGGTTTCTACAGCTGAGCTGCCTTCCTGCACTGCTCTAGGGCAGCATCCCAGTCCAGAGACAGAGCGCATCAGGAGTTCACAGAACAGCTCCTACGTCCGCTCCAAAATGAAG GTGACCACCGGTGATCCCCCTGTGGAAGCCTTTCCCACCATTCCAAGTACAGTCACTGGTCCTCCTGATGCTGTGGCAAACATCAGCCCAGCAAGCAGCTCTGGCACATCTTCCGCACCTTCCCCACCTGCACCGCGTGGAAGCTACGTGTGCCAGGTGTGCCAGAAGGTGTTCCAGTTTCAGCGTATGCTCAACAGGCACCTAAAGTGCCACAGCGAACAGAAAAGGCATCTTTGCACTTTCTGCGGCAAGGGCTTTAACGACACTTTTGACCTCAAGAGGCATGtccgcacacacacag GTGTCCGTCCGTATAAGTGTAGTCTATGCGAGAAAGCCTTCACCCAGCGCTGCTCTTTGGAGTCACACATGAAGAAGATTCACGGCGTGACGCAGCACTACGCCTACAAGGAACGCCGCACAAAGCTGTACGTCTGCGAGGAGTGCGGCCACACCGCCCCTACCCAGGATGCACTGCTGCTCCACCTGCACACCCAGCATCCGAATAGTGCCTTCTTGCGGGCCAAGGGGGCACGCAGACAGTCCGGGGCAGCAGGTGCCGCTGGTCATGAAGAAAACTCCCTGCCCGGCTCTCCTTTATCCCTGAACAGTGATGACACCGCAGGGTCAGGAATGTAG
- the LOC140562716 gene encoding E3 ubiquitin-protein ligase TRIM39 — translation MPFLGSFLSEEQFQCSICLDIFDNPVSTPCGHSFCMACIGHYWQGVKLCQCPLCKENFKKKPELHVNRTLREITEQFKQMKGDPGACGGNEWEGLQSSRMDERPLKQRQLSGDLLVEMKRRFLKPFHAKGECLNDSHTLVIERNDCESTQPQELVRSVSLRRYTLSGAANARKVPRCSKHHHKLELFCKSDGEFVCSECGETDHQSHQIISAEKEWLNSKTQIAITETQIQEMIEQRLSKVEEIKCSLTEIKVAAERETQGSIRVFGALLRSIERSQTELLEVIEMCRRSVEHQAEGMLRELDLEVTELRKRSAALAKLAKIDDCISGLRSYSDLNSPLPEKNWAGVSVKCDLETKAIYSSACQLLEHFREELQKLPEICLSTLTNQSPVKPQPKVKKIQDYAVDVILDPSTAHSRIILSDDKKKVWCGEKHQHVSNNPERFSRVVCALGQEGFTGGRHYWEVEVGDKTDWDLGVVSHSINKKGKITLSPSNGCWILSLRDKTSYAFRTEPSTPLPLSLKPQKIGVFVDYEKGQVSFYNVEANMHIYTFTDSFSEAIYPFFSPCTNKSGKNDGPLTITPVLVIH, via the exons ATGCCGTTTCTGGGTAGCTTCCTCTCTGAGGAGCAGTTCCAGTGCTCCATCTGCCTGGACATCTTTGACAACCCAGTCTCCACACCATGCGGCCACAGCTTCTGCATGGCCTGCATTGGACACTACTGGCAAGGAGTCAAGCTCTGCCAGTGTCCACTCTGTAAGGAGAACTTCAAAAAGAAGCCTGAGCTCCATGTCAACCGCACGCTTCGCGAGATCACCGAGCAATTCAAGCAGATGAAGGGGGACCCTGGGGCATGTGGAGGGAATGAGTGGGAAGGGCTGCAAAGCAGCAGAATGGACGAAAGGCCTCTTAAGCAGAGGCAGCTGTCTGGGGATCTCTTAGTTGAAATGAAACGCAGGTTTCTTAAGCCTTTCCATGCTAAAGGCGAATGTCTTAATGACAGTCACACCTTGGTAATAGAGCGAAATGATTGCGAAAGCACCCAGCCGCAAGAGCTCGTACGCAGTGTGTCTCTGAGAAGGTACACTCTGAGTGGAGCTGCCAATGCAAGGAAAGTGCCTCGATGTTCAAAACATCACCATAAACTGGAGCTTTTCTGCAAATCTGATGGGGAGTTTGTCTGTTCTGAGTGTGGAGAGACAGATCACCAATCACATCAGATCATCTCTGCAGAGAAGGAGTGGCTGAACAGCAAG aCTCAGATTGCCATCACGGAAACGCAGATACAGGAAATGATTGAGCAAAGGCTGAGCAAAGTAGAAGAGATCAAATGCTCACTGACGGAAATCAAA GTGgctgcagaaagagagacacagggcAGCATACGTGTATTTGGGGCCCTGCTGAGATCCATTGAGCGCAGTCAGACGGAGTTGCTGGAGGTGATTGAGATGTGTCGACGCTCAGTGGAGCATCAGGCCGAAGGCATGCTTAGAGAACTGGACCTGGAGGTCACAGAGTTGAGGAAGAGAAGTGCTGCGCTAGCCAAACTGGCCAAGATAGATGACTGCATCAGTGGACTGAGG AGCTACTCGGATCTCAACTCTCCTCTTCCAGAGAAAAATTGGGCTGGAGTCTCAGTTAAGTGTGACCTTGAAACAAAAGCCATCTACAGCTCAGCCTGTCAGTTGCTAGAGCACTTCCGTGAGGAGCTTCAGAAACTGCCTGAAATCT GCTTATCAACTTTAACAAATCAATCACCAGTGAAACCACAGCCAA AAGTGAAGAAAATCCAGGACTATGCAG TGGATGTGATCCTAGACCCTAGCACCGCCCATTCCCGTATCATCCTATCAGACGACAAAAAGAAGGTGTGGTGTGGTGAAAAACACCAACATGTTTCCAACAACCCCGAACGCTTCAGCCGTGTGGTGTGTGCGCTGGGTCAAGAAGGCTTCACAGGGGGGCGACACTACTGGGAAGTGGAAGTGGGTGACAAAACTGACTGGGACTTGGGAGTGGTCAGCCACTCCATAAACAAAAAGGGGAAGATAACTCTCAGCCCCAGCAATGGATGCTGGATCCTCAGCCTGAGAGACAAAACCAGCTATGCCTTTAGAACAGAGCCTTCCACCCCACTTCCCCTCAGCTTGAAACCCCAGAAGATTGGAGTATTTGTGGACTATGAGAAAGGCCAGGTGTCTTTCTATAATGTGGAAGCTAACATGCATATCTACACCTTTACAGACTCTTTCAGTGAGGCCATCTACCCATTTTTCAGCCCCTGCACTAACAAGTCAGGCAAGAATGATGGACCACTTACTATTACACCTGTTTTGGTTATTCACTGA
- the LOC140561578 gene encoding circularly permutated Ras protein 1 isoform X1: MEFACSHVVCNWRPESLAEGLSSTLPCTLSRTHSEHPYDNRIAVIPSPMPSLTPPPVPPRRLTQKHTRPTSMPPPVPPRGLETKGQARLKANVNVVSLKVGNLVDISKASSIQSNQKPVHCGKCRAVMSAVTNSQTNPNATTWCCEFCGMKNVLSQSEVKMGRSPLWTSLGRDVLYMDEEVDADYMNLEDMLVVFCVDISGSMSVTSEVSPGNSMRSPTYVSRLQGVQDALQMALSSLQRSSPHRRVALVTFNDEVTVYGDGTGIPLTLRDWALVDYDHVKEQGEKYSTPHCIAETYQCLTQRVKELREHGATALGPAALISVAMASQFTGSKVIICTDGRANIGLGQLEQESEHSPAPSPYFYNQLANHAAEKGVIVSVMTFEGEDCRLAEVGKLADHTGGRINIVNIGTVATEIQTALADNVLATNVVSTLLAPDGVYFPYEEDNHKLVREIGNVTDGVEITFQFAVRPDKVDSFQRRDRVPFQLQLSFKTRDLKKVTRVITQQKRVTTSSWVWAGSLNLSVLGVHCAQLCARLTMEGRIQEAQNQLKAQQDLLKDISEQKPIAKEESIYGNWISTMSMICEDLTTDTQDSTENTALLASRKPSTGLSDEAAKVVYQMKRAKSVGQKGRKVAMLES; encoded by the exons ATGGAGTTTGCCTGTAGTCATGTTGTTTGCAACTGGAGGCCTGAGAGTCTGGCTGAGG GTCTTTCCTCCACACTGCCCTGTACTTTGTCCAGAACACATTCTGAGCATCCTTATGACAACCGCATCGCTGTCATTCCAAGTCCCA TGCCTTctttaacaccaccacctgtaCCCCCTCGCCGTTTAACGCAGAAGCATACACGACCCACCTCAATGCCACCTCCTGTACCCCCTCGAG GTCTGGAGACAAAAGGACAGGCTCGTTTAAAagctaatgtaaatgtagtgtcaCTCAAAGTAGGAAACCTTGTGGACATTAGCAAAG CATCCAGCATACAGAGCAACCAGAAACCAGTGCACTGTGGGAAGTGTAGAGCAGTGATGTCGGCTGTAACCAACTCACAAACCAACCCAAATGCAACA acTTGGTGCTGTGAGTTCTGTGGTATGAAGAATGTTCTCTCTCAGAGTGAGGTAAAAATGGGGCGCTCTCCTCTGTGGACTAGTCTAGGCAGAGATGTGCTGTATATGGATGAGGAGGTAGATGCAGACTATATGAACCTCGAGGACATGCTGGTGGTCTTCTGTGTTGACATTTCTGGTAGCATGAGTGTCACTTCAGAG gTGTCTCCTGGTAACAGCATGAGATCACCAACATATGTATCACGACTGCAG gGTGTTCAAGATGCACTGCAGATGGCACTGTCCTCCCTACAAAGGTCTTCACCTCACCGTCGAGTAGCACTAGTCACTTTTAATGATGAG GTGACAGTGTATGGGGATGGTACAGGAATTCCTCTCACTTTACGGGACTGGGCTCTAGTGGACTATGATCATGTGAAAGAGCAGGGAGAGAAGTACTCTACACCACACTGCATTGCAGAGACCTACCAGTGCCTAACACAGAGAGTTAAAGA ATTAAGAGAGCATGGAGCCACTGCTCTGGGTCCTGCTGCACTTATCTCTGTTGCCATGGCCTCTCAGTTTACAGGGTCAAAG GTTATAATATGTACAGATGGTCGTGCCAATATAGGTCTGGGCCAGTTAGAACAAGAATCTGAACATTCCCCTGCACCATCACCATATTTCTATAACCAGCTAGCCAATCATGCCGCAGAAAAAGG AGTGATTGTATCAGTGATGACATTTGAGGGAGAGGATTGTCGCCTGGCGGAGGTGGGGAAGCTAGCAGATCACACAGGAGGCAGG ATCAACATAGTCAACATTGGAACAGTTGCTACAGAAATTCAGACTGCCCTGGCTGACAACGTCTTGGCAACTAATGTTGTGTCAACTCTGCTAGCACCAGATGGCGT CTATTTCCCTTATGAGGAAGACAATCACAAGCTGGTGAGGGAGATTGGCAATGTCACAGATGGAGTTGAAATCACATTCCAGTTTGCTGTCAGACCTGACAAAGTGGACA GTTTTCAGAGAAGGGATCGAGTACCCTTCCAATTGCAGCTGTCTTTTAAGACACGAGACTTGAAGAAAGTGACCAGAGTCATCACTCAACAGAAGCGTGTGACCACCAGCAG CTGGGTATGGGCAGGAAGTCTGAACTTGTCTGTGCTGGGGGTTCACTGCGCTCAGCTCTGTGCCAGACTTACCATGGAGGGCAGGATACAAGAGGCCCAGAATCAACTCAAAGCCCAGCAGGACCTTCTCAAAGACATAAG TGAACAAAAGCCAATTGCTAAAGAGGAGAGCATCTATGGTAACTGGATCAGCACTATGAGCATGATCTGTGAGGACCTCACCACAGACACGCAG GACAGTACAGAAAACACTGCGCTGCTAGCCAGTCGCAAACCTTCCACG ggTCTGTCAGATGAGGCAGCGAAGGTGGTGTACCAGATGAAGAGAGCAAAGAGTGTGGGGCAGAAGGGTCGGAAGGTGGCCATGTTGGAAAGCTGA